From the genome of Cytobacillus firmus, one region includes:
- the glcD gene encoding glycolate oxidase subunit GlcD — protein MVDVQIKEKFVAIVGAENYDDSKAGRLVYSYDATPNFQSMPDAVISPRNAQEISQILKICSSRGIPIVPRGSGTNLCAGTCPTEGGIVLLFKHMNKIIEIDEENLTATVQPGVITLDMINQVEARGLFYPPDPSSMKISTIGGNINENSGGLRGLKYGVTRDYVMGLEAVLANGDIIRTGGKLAKDVAGYDFTRLLVGSEGTLGIITEATLKLIPLPEAKQTMLALFQDLEQAAKSVSKIIADKIIPATLEFLDQPTLKAVEDFAQIGLPTDVKAVLLIEQDGPVDVVEKDMQKMAEICQKQGAVSVQLAKSEQEAEALRTARRAALSALARLKPTTILEDATVPRSEIANMVKAINEISQKYGLSICTFGHAGDGNLHPTCPADARDKNEMERVEKAFEEIFIKAIELGGTITGEHGVGVMKAPYLELKLGQAGIDAMKAVKTGLDPNNILNPGKIFAKDNRKRVVVTQ, from the coding sequence TTGGTTGACGTTCAAATAAAAGAAAAATTTGTCGCCATTGTTGGCGCAGAAAATTATGATGACTCAAAAGCCGGGCGCCTCGTTTATTCTTATGATGCAACTCCCAATTTCCAATCGATGCCCGATGCGGTGATCAGTCCGCGAAACGCTCAGGAAATTTCACAAATCCTCAAAATTTGCAGCAGCAGAGGAATTCCAATCGTACCAAGAGGATCAGGCACCAATTTATGTGCAGGCACCTGTCCTACAGAAGGCGGAATTGTTCTCCTGTTTAAGCATATGAATAAAATTATTGAAATCGATGAAGAAAACCTGACAGCTACAGTACAGCCAGGTGTTATCACGCTTGATATGATTAATCAGGTTGAAGCAAGAGGGCTATTTTATCCCCCTGATCCAAGTTCAATGAAGATAAGCACAATCGGCGGAAACATCAATGAAAATTCGGGCGGACTGCGCGGATTAAAATATGGTGTTACAAGGGACTATGTGATGGGGCTGGAAGCTGTACTTGCGAACGGAGACATTATCAGAACGGGAGGCAAGCTTGCAAAGGACGTGGCAGGATATGATTTTACCAGGCTGCTGGTTGGATCTGAAGGAACTTTAGGAATTATTACGGAAGCCACCTTAAAGTTAATCCCGCTTCCTGAAGCAAAACAGACAATGCTTGCTCTCTTTCAGGATCTGGAACAAGCTGCGAAATCCGTCTCAAAGATCATCGCTGACAAAATCATTCCGGCCACGCTTGAATTTTTAGATCAGCCAACACTAAAAGCAGTAGAAGATTTCGCACAAATCGGTTTGCCGACTGATGTTAAAGCTGTACTTCTTATCGAACAGGATGGGCCGGTTGACGTTGTGGAAAAGGATATGCAAAAAATGGCTGAAATCTGTCAAAAGCAAGGAGCAGTATCGGTACAGCTTGCAAAATCTGAACAAGAAGCCGAAGCCTTAAGGACAGCAAGACGTGCCGCCTTATCGGCTCTTGCACGCTTAAAGCCGACAACCATTCTTGAAGATGCTACAGTGCCAAGATCTGAAATTGCCAATATGGTAAAAGCCATAAATGAAATTTCCCAAAAATACGGGCTCTCCATCTGTACCTTTGGCCATGCCGGTGATGGAAACCTTCATCCGACATGCCCTGCAGATGCCCGGGATAAAAACGAAATGGAACGGGTTGAAAAAGCCTTTGAAGAGATTTTTATCAAGGCGATAGAATTAGGAGGAACTATAACAGGAGAACATGGAGTAGGAGTCATGAAAGCTCCTTATCTGGAACTGAAACTGGGCCAGGCAGGGATCGATGCCATGAAGGCTGTAAAGACTGGCTTAGACCCCAATAATATTCTTAATCCCGGCAAAATTTTTGCCAAGGACAATAGAAAACGTGTGGTGGTTACACAATGA
- a CDS encoding LutC/YkgG family protein — MNGTIQNRDAFLNKIAGRLGREKRISGAERPKWSYNPQGSIFKEADADELLEALKTQCTKIHTDLIVTKAANLPDTLKEIAALYGGGPVVTWKDDRYRQFGLTQLFEEIWPKANVEVYEWDYSAGKINVDYTEKANIGITISEITLAESGTAVLFSSRDHGRSVSFLPAASIILIPKSTLVPRMTQAARIIRERVSRGELAPSCINFITGPSNSADIEMNLVVGVHGPVKAAYIVIDDL; from the coding sequence GTGAACGGAACTATTCAGAATCGGGACGCTTTTTTAAATAAAATTGCAGGCAGACTGGGAAGGGAAAAGAGAATTTCCGGAGCTGAAAGGCCAAAGTGGAGCTATAATCCTCAAGGTTCCATCTTTAAAGAAGCAGATGCAGATGAGCTTCTTGAAGCTTTAAAAACACAGTGCACGAAAATTCACACTGACCTTATTGTAACAAAAGCCGCCAATTTGCCGGATACTCTTAAAGAGATTGCAGCCCTGTACGGAGGCGGTCCAGTTGTGACCTGGAAGGATGACCGTTATAGACAGTTTGGGCTTACGCAGCTATTTGAGGAAATTTGGCCAAAAGCGAATGTGGAAGTATATGAATGGGATTATTCTGCTGGAAAAATTAATGTTGATTACACAGAAAAGGCCAATATCGGCATCACCATCAGTGAAATTACTCTGGCTGAATCCGGAACAGCCGTCCTGTTCAGCAGCAGAGACCATGGACGGTCAGTCAGTTTTCTGCCTGCTGCTTCCATTATCCTTATTCCGAAAAGCACCCTGGTTCCGCGCATGACACAGGCTGCAAGGATCATCAGGGAAAGAGTGAGCAGAGGGGAGCTGGCTCCTTCATGCATTAATTTCATAACCGGACCAAGCAATTCAGCAGATATTGAGATGAACCTCGTTGTGGGAGTCCATGGGCCTGTTAAGGCTGCTTATATTGTTATAGATGATTTATAA
- a CDS encoding (Fe-S)-binding protein, which translates to MTTLKEQTVIQEEFEKRMDEDELLNCMRCGFCLPSCPTYVESGFKEAHSPRGRIALMKAVADGLIEPDEDVERSLDLCLGCRACEPVCPSGVKYGHLLEEARDIINQNKKHSLPVRAVRNLVFNGLFPHQNRMRAAAGLLGFYQRSGLQSAARKTGMLNWLPKNFGAMEKVLPQVPKLKEMKNRPSYFPAEKPVKKAAFFTGCLMDTMFLETNNATIKLLQLAGCEIHIPQNQACCGALHGHSGEKQTAKDLAKRNIEAFEKLDADYIITNAGGCGAFLIDYGHLLKDDREWHERAVKFSEKLKDISQILYELEFHKKVHLKLPGQVVTYQDSCHLRNVMKTSIAPRTLLNSIRGIEFREMKDADRCCGSAGIYNIVESEMSMQILDHKMIQAKSANAAVIVTSNPGCLLQMKLGIEREGLQHKIKAVHIADILLEAACAK; encoded by the coding sequence ATGACAACATTAAAAGAACAGACAGTCATTCAGGAAGAATTTGAGAAGCGAATGGATGAAGATGAGCTCCTGAATTGCATGCGCTGTGGGTTTTGTCTCCCCTCATGCCCTACTTATGTCGAGTCAGGCTTTAAAGAAGCGCACTCTCCAAGGGGACGGATTGCATTAATGAAAGCTGTTGCTGACGGATTGATTGAACCGGATGAAGATGTTGAGAGATCTCTTGATCTTTGCCTGGGCTGCCGGGCATGCGAACCTGTATGTCCTTCTGGGGTAAAATATGGACACTTGCTGGAAGAAGCGAGGGATATTATTAACCAGAATAAGAAACACTCACTTCCGGTCAGAGCGGTTCGCAATTTGGTCTTTAATGGGCTTTTCCCCCATCAGAACAGAATGAGGGCAGCTGCAGGGCTATTGGGCTTTTATCAGCGTTCAGGCCTGCAATCGGCCGCCAGAAAAACAGGGATGCTGAATTGGCTTCCAAAAAACTTCGGTGCAATGGAAAAGGTACTTCCTCAAGTACCAAAATTAAAAGAAATGAAAAATAGACCATCCTATTTCCCAGCAGAAAAGCCAGTAAAGAAAGCCGCTTTTTTTACCGGGTGTTTAATGGACACGATGTTCCTTGAAACCAATAATGCAACAATAAAGCTTCTCCAGCTTGCCGGATGTGAAATTCATATTCCTCAAAATCAGGCTTGCTGCGGTGCTCTTCACGGTCATAGCGGTGAAAAGCAGACAGCTAAAGATCTGGCAAAGCGGAACATAGAAGCTTTTGAAAAACTGGACGCAGACTATATCATCACAAATGCAGGAGGATGCGGTGCATTCCTTATTGACTATGGCCACCTGCTTAAAGATGACCGGGAATGGCATGAAAGAGCTGTAAAGTTTTCGGAAAAACTCAAAGATATCAGCCAAATTCTATATGAACTTGAATTTCATAAAAAAGTTCACCTTAAGCTTCCTGGGCAGGTCGTAACCTATCAGGATTCCTGCCATTTGCGCAATGTCATGAAAACCTCCATAGCACCTCGTACGCTTCTGAATTCAATCAGGGGAATTGAATTCAGGGAAATGAAAGATGCGGACAGATGCTGCGGTTCTGCCGGTATTTATAATATTGTTGAATCTGAAATGTCTATGCAAATACTTGATCATAAAATGATTCAGGCCAAGTCAGCAAATGCTGCAGTGATCGTGACCTCTAATCCAGGCTGTCTTCTGCAGATGAAGCTGGGGATCGAACGGGAAGGTTTGCAGCATAAGATTAAAGCAGTTCACATCGCAGACATCCTATTAGAGGCTGCCTGTGCAAAATAG
- a CDS encoding TrkH family potassium uptake protein, whose product MWKDVRSWLDKLTPAQVISGYYLLAVSVSVLLLRIPAVHKPGVEVAFIDTVFTAVSAVSVTGLTVVDISETYSVFGYFVIMFILQFGGIGIMALGTFFWLLLGRRIGLRGRRLIMVDHNQYALSGLVNLVKEIIKIILVIETLGALILGFHFLKYYPAWDDAFLHALFASVSATTNGGMDITGASLKPYAGDYFVQLINIILITLGAIGFPVLIELKQFLFRNKWDQEPSFRFSLFSKLTTVTYAALLVFGTVILLIMEFNQYFKGMNWHESFFYAFFQSATTRSGGLSTMDVNEFTMPTLVIMSILMFIGASPSSVGGGIRTTTFAVNILFIFHFAKGNRDIKIFKREIHEDDILKSLAITLLAIGMCFFSVVILSITEKQMELIEIIFEVCSAFGTTGLSLGITPDLSMIGKCIIMALMFIGRIGLTSFLFIIGGKEKQPNYHYPKERVIIG is encoded by the coding sequence ATGTGGAAGGACGTAAGAAGCTGGCTTGATAAACTAACACCTGCCCAAGTAATATCCGGATATTATTTATTGGCAGTATCTGTATCGGTACTTTTATTAAGAATACCGGCTGTACATAAGCCGGGAGTGGAAGTTGCATTTATTGATACGGTTTTCACTGCTGTAAGTGCAGTCAGTGTTACCGGTCTGACAGTGGTGGATATATCAGAGACATACAGTGTTTTTGGTTATTTTGTCATAATGTTCATCCTTCAGTTTGGCGGAATAGGGATCATGGCGCTGGGCACCTTTTTTTGGCTCCTGCTGGGCCGCAGGATTGGATTAAGAGGGCGCCGCCTCATTATGGTCGATCATAATCAATATGCCTTGTCAGGACTAGTAAATTTAGTCAAAGAAATCATTAAAATAATATTGGTGATTGAAACGCTGGGTGCCCTCATATTGGGTTTTCATTTTCTTAAATATTATCCGGCATGGGATGATGCATTCCTGCACGCGCTGTTCGCATCTGTCAGTGCAACAACTAACGGTGGCATGGATATAACGGGAGCCTCTCTTAAACCTTATGCCGGCGATTATTTTGTGCAGCTGATCAATATTATTCTGATTACGTTAGGAGCTATAGGTTTTCCTGTCCTTATCGAATTAAAGCAATTTTTATTTCGGAATAAATGGGATCAGGAGCCTTCTTTTCGATTCTCCTTATTTTCAAAATTGACGACTGTTACGTATGCAGCTCTTCTTGTGTTTGGAACGGTTATTCTGCTCATCATGGAATTTAATCAATATTTTAAAGGCATGAACTGGCATGAGAGCTTCTTTTATGCATTCTTCCAATCCGCTACCACCCGGAGCGGCGGACTTTCAACTATGGATGTTAACGAGTTTACAATGCCTACACTCGTCATAATGAGCATTTTAATGTTCATCGGGGCGTCACCCAGTTCTGTCGGCGGGGGCATCAGGACGACTACCTTTGCTGTAAATATCCTTTTTATCTTTCACTTTGCAAAAGGAAACAGGGATATAAAAATATTTAAAAGAGAAATTCATGAAGATGATATTCTAAAGTCTCTTGCCATCACACTGCTTGCTATTGGAATGTGTTTTTTCTCTGTAGTCATTCTAAGCATTACAGAAAAGCAGATGGAGCTTATTGAAATTATTTTCGAGGTCTGTTCAGCTTTTGGTACTACGGGCCTTTCGTTAGGAATCACACCTGATTTATCAATGATTGGAAAATGTATCATAATGGCCTTAATGTTTATTGGAAGAATTGGATTAACCTCTTTCTTATTTATTATAGGCGGAAAAGAAAAACAGCCAAATTACCATTATCCAAAAGAGCGAGTTATCATTGGCTAA
- a CDS encoding LutB/LldF family L-lactate oxidation iron-sulfur protein: MAMKIGTNDFKDRVDSGINNSFMRGAVSGAQERLQTRRLDAAAELGNWEEWRSLSEEIRQHVLENLDFYLYQLSESVAKRGGHVYFAETAGEASAYIREVIEKKNARKVVKSKSMVTEEIHLNATLEEAGCQVIETDLGEYILQVDDHDPPSHIVAPALHKNKEQIRDVFAEKLSYQNTEKPEELAWHAREMLRHEYLTADVGITGCNFAVAETGSITLVTNEGNADLVTALPKTQITVMGMERLVPTYEEMEVLVSMLTRSAVGQKLTSYITVLTGPKEELDVDGPEEFHLVIVDNGRSSILGGEFQSILQCIRCAACVNVCPVYRHVGGHSYGSIYSGPIGAVLSPLLGGYDDYKELPYASTLCGACTEACPVKIPLHELLHKHRQVIVEKEGRAPISEKMTMKAFGLGAASPSLYKLGSKLAPAAMNPFTAGDKITKGPGPLKAWTEIRDFPAPNKERFRDWFNNRPKGGGQQ, encoded by the coding sequence ATGGCTATGAAAATAGGAACAAACGACTTTAAGGATCGTGTAGATTCCGGAATAAACAATTCCTTTATGAGAGGGGCAGTGTCAGGTGCACAGGAAAGGCTTCAGACTAGAAGACTTGATGCTGCCGCAGAACTTGGAAATTGGGAAGAATGGCGTTCGCTATCAGAAGAAATTCGCCAGCATGTACTTGAAAATCTTGATTTTTACTTATACCAGCTCAGCGAAAGTGTGGCTAAAAGGGGAGGGCACGTTTACTTTGCTGAAACTGCTGGAGAAGCCTCTGCATATATACGGGAAGTAATTGAAAAGAAGAATGCAAGAAAAGTGGTTAAATCAAAATCAATGGTAACCGAAGAGATCCACTTAAATGCCACATTGGAAGAGGCGGGGTGCCAGGTCATTGAAACAGATTTGGGGGAATACATTCTTCAGGTGGACGACCATGATCCCCCGTCACATATTGTGGCGCCTGCCCTTCATAAGAATAAAGAGCAGATTCGGGATGTTTTTGCAGAAAAACTTAGCTATCAGAACACAGAAAAGCCGGAAGAGCTTGCTTGGCATGCGAGAGAAATGCTTCGCCACGAATACTTAACCGCTGATGTTGGCATTACGGGCTGCAACTTCGCTGTGGCTGAAACAGGTTCAATTACATTAGTGACTAATGAAGGCAATGCAGATCTTGTCACTGCCTTGCCTAAGACACAAATTACGGTAATGGGCATGGAAAGGCTGGTCCCGACTTACGAGGAAATGGAAGTGTTAGTCAGCATGCTGACCAGAAGCGCGGTTGGACAAAAGCTAACGAGTTATATAACTGTTTTGACTGGTCCAAAAGAAGAACTTGATGTTGATGGACCCGAGGAATTCCACCTTGTCATTGTAGACAATGGCCGCTCATCGATATTAGGAGGGGAGTTTCAATCCATTCTGCAATGTATCCGCTGCGCCGCTTGTGTGAATGTTTGTCCCGTATACAGGCATGTAGGAGGCCATTCCTACGGATCGATTTATTCAGGCCCGATCGGAGCGGTTCTGTCACCGCTTTTAGGCGGCTATGATGATTATAAAGAATTGCCTTATGCATCAACCCTTTGCGGGGCCTGTACAGAAGCATGTCCAGTCAAAATCCCTCTGCATGAGCTGCTTCACAAACACCGGCAGGTAATTGTCGAAAAAGAAGGAAGGGCTCCAATATCGGAAAAGATGACGATGAAGGCCTTTGGACTGGGGGCAGCTTCACCTTCCCTTTATAAATTGGGATCTAAACTGGCACCGGCAGCCATGAATCCATTTACAGCAGGCGACAAAATTACAAAGGGGCCCGGCCCTTTAAAGGCATGGACAGAAATCAGGGATTTTCCAGCTCCTAATAAAGAAAGATTTCGTGATTGGTTCAATAACCGGCCAAAAGGAGGAGGACAGCAGTGA
- a CDS encoding DUF3905 domain-containing protein, with protein sequence MTNEKKLNKSIGIDETLPHQIEAPSFKDTGMKLQPPFKNSFGVTIGDSHYSSNSSPLENWSDETDPAVMAGDEWIHPTNDIGWNTTENKELLESKKTPQAYPFMHPTKDVSRGTD encoded by the coding sequence ATGACAAATGAAAAGAAGTTAAATAAAAGCATTGGCATTGACGAGACACTCCCACATCAAATTGAAGCTCCGAGCTTTAAGGACACAGGCATGAAGCTTCAGCCTCCTTTCAAGAATTCTTTTGGCGTAACGATCGGGGACAGTCATTATTCCTCAAACAGTTCACCGCTGGAAAACTGGAGTGATGAAACAGATCCTGCAGTTATGGCTGGAGACGAATGGATTCATCCTACAAATGATATTGGCTGGAATACAACAGAAAACAAAGAACTCCTTGAAAGCAAAAAGACGCCCCAAGCCTACCCTTTCATGCATCCGACTAAGGATGTCAGCCGCGGAACAGATTGA
- a CDS encoding CdaR family transcriptional regulator, translating to MLLPDLAEKIIAEVRQFLQEDIIVANTCGVIIASTDAGRIGNFHEGALLTIKHKEKLIITRKDQSRLQGVKAGINLPIFFKGETVGVIGITGNPDEISPFAEIIRKLTELFISESYFAEQLDWQARAMESFMFDWLQTKEWDPAFKERAHLLKINLSVDRQASIAEFRQNSQLLHRDLWNRILSWKEAGPNDILIRWGNDRIVLLAGVSSAEKDLSIREKITRFHRFLENLLAAKVSIGTGKPLPPFSLSESFMQAERALKIAKDRGTIIFDQDLTIEMIFDDLSPETKKDFIERTIGTFMYEEDLMVTLKELFRQNHSLKNTAEALHIHINTLHYRLKKISELSGLYPSNLNDLMKLFIAVKLLDEGTKNN from the coding sequence ATGCTGCTGCCTGATCTGGCTGAAAAAATCATAGCTGAAGTGCGTCAGTTTCTACAGGAAGATATCATAGTTGCCAATACCTGCGGAGTAATCATTGCAAGCACAGACGCCGGCAGAATAGGCAATTTTCATGAAGGAGCATTGCTTACTATAAAACATAAAGAAAAGCTGATTATTACCAGGAAGGATCAATCACGCCTTCAGGGTGTAAAAGCGGGTATTAACCTGCCGATATTTTTCAAAGGGGAAACTGTTGGTGTAATTGGCATTACCGGTAATCCCGATGAAATATCCCCATTCGCAGAAATCATCCGCAAACTGACAGAGTTGTTTATCAGCGAAAGTTACTTTGCAGAGCAGCTCGATTGGCAGGCCCGCGCAATGGAGAGTTTTATGTTTGACTGGCTGCAGACTAAGGAGTGGGATCCCGCATTCAAAGAACGTGCTCATCTGCTGAAAATAAACCTCTCAGTGGATAGACAGGCATCTATCGCAGAATTCAGGCAAAATAGCCAATTGCTTCATCGTGATCTTTGGAATAGAATTTTATCCTGGAAGGAAGCAGGGCCCAATGATATTCTGATTCGCTGGGGCAATGATCGAATTGTCCTTTTAGCAGGGGTTTCTTCAGCAGAAAAAGATCTCAGCATAAGGGAAAAGATCACACGTTTCCATCGTTTTCTGGAAAACCTGCTCGCTGCCAAAGTAAGTATCGGCACCGGAAAACCATTGCCTCCCTTCAGTCTGTCCGAATCATTTATGCAGGCAGAACGAGCTTTAAAAATCGCAAAAGACCGGGGCACCATCATATTTGATCAGGATTTGACCATTGAAATGATATTTGATGACCTTTCTCCGGAAACTAAGAAGGACTTTATAGAAAGAACCATCGGCACTTTTATGTATGAAGAGGATCTTATGGTTACTCTTAAGGAGCTATTCAGGCAAAATCACTCTTTGAAAAATACTGCTGAGGCCCTGCATATACATATAAACACCCTTCATTACAGGCTAAAGAAAATATCAGAGCTTTCAGGACTGTATCCTTCAAATTTGAATGATTTAATGAAATTATTCATAGCTGTAAAGCTTTTGGATGAAGGCACAAAAAATAATTAA
- a CDS encoding (Fe-S)-binding protein produces MKVSLFATCLVDMFQGNAGKAAVELLERLGCEIDFPEAQVCCGQPAYNSGYVKESKEAMKRMITAFEHAEYVVSPSGSCAYMFHEYPQVFKGDSVWEPKAKKLAEKTYELTQFIVEVLNVDDVGASLNGKATYHTSCHMTRLLGVKEAPMRLLKNVKGLEFEELPGKEQCCGFGGTFSVKMAQISEQMVDEKVGHIEETEAEILIGADAGCLMNIGGRIGRQGKPIRVMHIAEVLNCR; encoded by the coding sequence ATGAAGGTAAGTCTTTTTGCAACATGTCTGGTAGATATGTTTCAGGGAAATGCAGGCAAGGCAGCAGTTGAACTGCTCGAGCGGCTGGGGTGTGAAATAGATTTCCCGGAAGCACAGGTCTGCTGCGGCCAGCCTGCCTACAACAGCGGCTATGTGAAGGAATCGAAGGAAGCCATGAAAAGGATGATCACGGCATTTGAACATGCAGAATATGTTGTTTCCCCTTCCGGATCCTGCGCCTATATGTTTCATGAGTATCCGCAGGTTTTTAAAGGAGACTCTGTATGGGAACCCAAGGCAAAAAAGCTGGCAGAGAAAACATACGAACTTACTCAATTTATCGTTGAAGTTCTAAATGTGGACGACGTCGGGGCGAGTTTAAATGGGAAGGCCACCTATCATACATCCTGCCATATGACCCGGCTCCTTGGAGTTAAAGAAGCTCCCATGAGACTATTGAAAAATGTGAAGGGCCTTGAATTTGAAGAGCTTCCAGGCAAAGAGCAATGCTGCGGTTTTGGAGGTACTTTCTCCGTGAAAATGGCTCAAATATCGGAACAAATGGTAGATGAGAAGGTTGGGCATATAGAGGAGACTGAAGCGGAAATTCTTATTGGAGCTGATGCAGGGTGCCTGATGAATATTGGAGGCAGGATTGGAAGGCAGGGAAAACCCATAAGAGTTATGCATATTGCTGAAGTGTTGAATTGCCGCTGA
- a CDS encoding B12-binding domain-containing radical SAM protein, whose amino-acid sequence MKVIASTLNAKYIHTNIAIRYLKAYAQPDFDVELAEYTIKDPVMNIVTDLIRKKPDVIGFSCYIWNIEETIKVIKMIKKIDPSIHIVVGGPEVTYDVADWMNNIQEFDYIVIGEGEETFKQLLTELNSTMNMENVHGLAFRENGQVRINPQRNKLDLRDLPSPFRFEEDIPHLSKRVTYIETSRGCPFSCQFCLSSIEVGVRYFDREKIKDDIRYLMKNGAKTLKFVDRTFNISRSYALEMFQFLIDEHLPGTVFQFEITADIMRPEVIEFLNKEAPAGLFRFEIGVQSTNDYTNELVMRKQNFDKLCRTVTMVKDGGKIDQHLDLIAGLPEEDYDSFKKTFNDVFAMRPEELQLGFLKMLRGTGLRLRAEDHQYIYMDHSPYEILGNNVLSFDDIIRIKQVEDVLEKYWNDHRMDATVEYLVTKVFPTPFDFFQEFGSYWEQKGWSRIGHQLEDLFKRLFEFLQTKEIADLDIAEGLMKFDYISKQKYKPRKPWWQPTFEKSERSKLYQSLLENPNQLGESFLNLQLNEKEIYKHTLSERLSFDIERYINEGLIEKKDSVLLAYFDSSFEKVSIFSGPLQ is encoded by the coding sequence ATGAAAGTTATCGCCAGTACGCTTAATGCCAAATATATTCATACAAATATAGCGATCCGATATCTCAAGGCATACGCTCAGCCGGATTTCGATGTGGAACTAGCCGAATATACAATTAAAGATCCAGTAATGAATATCGTTACAGATCTGATCCGCAAAAAGCCTGATGTGATCGGATTCAGCTGTTATATATGGAATATCGAGGAAACCATTAAGGTCATTAAGATGATAAAAAAGATTGATCCCTCCATTCATATTGTAGTCGGAGGACCAGAAGTAACTTATGATGTTGCAGATTGGATGAACAATATACAAGAATTTGATTACATTGTGATCGGAGAAGGTGAGGAAACCTTCAAACAGCTGCTGACGGAGCTGAACAGCACCATGAATATGGAAAATGTGCATGGTCTTGCTTTCAGGGAAAACGGCCAGGTTCGCATTAATCCACAGCGGAATAAGCTGGACTTGCGCGATCTGCCTTCACCATTCCGCTTTGAAGAAGATATTCCCCACCTTTCTAAACGTGTCACTTATATAGAAACCAGCCGGGGATGTCCATTCAGCTGCCAGTTTTGCCTTTCCTCTATTGAAGTAGGTGTGCGGTACTTTGACAGGGAAAAAATCAAGGACGATATCCGATATTTAATGAAGAATGGTGCAAAAACCCTAAAATTTGTGGACCGCACATTCAACATTAGCCGCAGTTATGCCTTGGAAATGTTCCAATTTTTGATTGATGAGCATCTGCCGGGAACTGTCTTTCAATTTGAGATCACCGCAGATATTATGAGACCTGAAGTAATTGAATTTCTGAATAAGGAAGCTCCTGCAGGTTTGTTCCGATTCGAAATTGGCGTACAGTCTACAAATGACTATACAAATGAATTGGTCATGAGGAAGCAGAATTTTGACAAGCTTTGCCGAACAGTCACAATGGTAAAGGATGGAGGAAAAATCGATCAGCATCTCGACTTAATTGCCGGACTGCCTGAGGAAGATTATGATTCATTCAAAAAAACATTTAACGATGTATTTGCCATGCGGCCGGAAGAGCTCCAGCTCGGCTTCTTAAAAATGCTGAGAGGCACGGGGCTTCGCTTAAGAGCAGAAGATCATCAATATATTTATATGGACCATTCACCATATGAAATATTAGGAAATAATGTTTTGTCCTTCGATGACATCATTCGCATTAAACAGGTCGAAGATGTGTTAGAGAAATATTGGAATGACCATAGAATGGATGCAACTGTTGAATATTTGGTTACAAAAGTATTTCCGACTCCCTTCGATTTTTTCCAGGAGTTCGGCAGCTATTGGGAGCAAAAAGGCTGGTCCCGAATTGGGCATCAGCTTGAGGATTTATTCAAACGGCTTTTTGAATTTCTTCAAACAAAAGAAATTGCTGATTTGGATATAGCCGAAGGACTAATGAAGTTTGACTATATTTCGAAACAAAAATATAAGCCCAGAAAACCATGGTGGCAGCCAACCTTTGAAAAATCCGAAAGATCAAAGCTTTACCAGTCACTGCTCGAAAACCCAAACCAGCTGGGAGAAAGCTTCTTAAATCTTCAGCTGAATGAAAAGGAAATATACAAACATACCTTAAGTGAAAGATTATCCTTTGATATCGAAAGGTATATTAACGAGGGATTAATTGAAAAGAAAGACTCTGTTCTGCTTGCCTATTTCGATTCAAGCTTTGAAAAAGTCTCTATCTTTTCGGGTCCTTTACAATAA